One Mustelus asterias chromosome 12, sMusAst1.hap1.1, whole genome shotgun sequence genomic region harbors:
- the LOC144502069 gene encoding ras-associating and dilute domain-containing protein-like translates to MFELVTHKTKVHLASWSSSSDTTFKSSESFGVRQPARNKIKRHNRGLATVFRGRSFKDEKSGSEEGGVTATDDPTELSTQVTAPGVLKIFGDEICAGANYKSVLATPCSSAQELVKEALERYSLDKNSSSDYVLCDVIGRSDEEHQWRTECFRIISESEKPLILQSLWKPKEGFSRRFEIHRKVNLEEIAAKEKDTVTAEKQNIANLESEEELYGLET, encoded by the exons ATGTTTGAACTGGTCACTCACAAAACCAAAGTACACCTGGCGTCTTG GTCCAGTTCATCAGATACCACATTTAAATCGAGCGAAAGCTTTGGCGTGAGGCAGCCGGCTCGGAACAAGATCAAGCGACACAACAGAGGCCTGGCCACAGTGTTCAGGGGCCGTAGCTTCAAGGATGAGAAGTCCGGCAGTGAGGAGGGAGGTGTCACAGCCACGGATGACCCCACTGAGCTCTCCACCCAGGTCACAGCCCCCGGGGTGCTTAAGATCTTTGGTGATGAGATCTGTGCAGGTGCCAACTACAAGAGTGTGCTGGCAACGCCATGCTCCAGTGCACAGGAGCTGGTGAAGGAGGCGCTGGAGAG ATATTCACTGGACAAGAACTCGAGCAGTGACTATGTTCTCTGTGATGTGATTGGACGATCAGACGAGGAGCACCAATGGAGGACAGAGTGTTTCCGGATTATCAGTGAGAGTGAGAAGCCTCTTATTCTGCAGTCACTCTGGAAACCAAAGGAGGGATTTTCCCGCAGGTTTGAAATTCACAGAAAGGTGAATCTGGAAGAAATCGCGGCAAAAGAGAAAGACACAGTAACAGCAG AAAAGCAAAACATTGCAAATTTAGAGTCTGAGGAAGAATTATACGGACTCGAAACCTGA